Proteins co-encoded in one Nematostella vectensis chromosome 15, jaNemVect1.1, whole genome shotgun sequence genomic window:
- the LOC116617688 gene encoding uncharacterized protein LOC116617688, with translation MSCKAEYKRGNIKLACRAISIDKNAGTGETGGTGGNTRKRRLDMGANADENRLWNTTHVQLVKDLEKRGVLWRFCAKHLTLWTDEIMSGNSRGVNDEPNWEEHIAVVIEPPKSRRLSPGSQKERSPQSSQSGNSNFEMMMALEAKRSETLQSAIMIMLAQSTALQLPRQQTTGMPAHAAAGKALAQMTEADCRSWIESIQLPKYVKTFSDSSVYGPKLEAFIHPQFGRQLLMSTGISEEDCISLVPEIYRLKACGFNRSSAISV, from the exons ATGAGCTGTAAGGCTGAGTACAAGCGGGGAAACATCAAACTCGCCTGTCGAGCAATAAGCATCGACAAAAATGCAG GTACCGGAGAAACTGGTGGCACTGGAGGGAATACAAGGAAGCGTCGCTTGGACATGGGGGCCAATGCAGATGAAAATAGGCTCTGGAATACCACCCATGTACAACTGGTAAAGGATTTGGAGAAAAGAGGTGTGCTTTGGCGCTTTTGTGCTAAACATCTAACACTCTGGACAGATGAGATAATGAGCGGTAACAGTAGAGGTGTCAATGATGAACCTAATTGGGAAGAGCACATTGCTGTTGTGATAGAACCACCCAAGAGCAGAAGGCTATCACCTGGGTCCCAAAAGGAACGGTCACCCCAGTCAAGCCAATCAGGCAACAGTAACTTTGAAATGATGATGGCTCTAGAAGCAAAACGGAGTGAAACACTTCAATCTGCTATAATGATTATGCTGGCACAATCAACAGCATTGCAG CTCCCAAGGCAGCAAACAACTGGTATGCCAGCCCATGCTGCTGCAGGCAAAG CACTGGCCCAGATGACTGAAGCGGACTGTCGCTCCTGGATTGAGTCCATTCAGTTACCAAAGTATGTCAAGACATTTTCTGACAGTTCCGTTTATGGCCCAAAGCTAGAAGCATTTATCCATCCACAATTTGGAAGGCAACTACTCATGTCAACTGGGATATCAGAAGAGGACTGTATCTCTCTGGTACCAGAGATCTACAGATTGAAAGCTTGTGGGTTTAACAGGTCGTCTGCAATCTCAGTTTAG